In the genome of Drosophila yakuba strain Tai18E2 chromosome 3R, Prin_Dyak_Tai18E2_2.1, whole genome shotgun sequence, one region contains:
- the LOC6535631 gene encoding deoxynucleoside kinase, with product MWKRDILSFINRGLSGLMAEAASCARKGTKYAEGTQPFTVLIEGNIGSGKTTYLNHFEKYKNDICLLTEPVEKWRNVNGVNLLELMYKEPKKWAMPFQSYVTLTMLQSHTAPTNKKLKIMERSIFSARYCFVENMRRNGSLEQGMYNTLEEWYKFIEESIHVQADLIIYLRTSPEVAHERIRHRARSEESCVPLKYLQELHELHEDWLIHHRRPQSCKVLVLDADLNLENIGSEYQRSESSIFDAISSNQTPSPVLVSPSKRQRVSR from the exons ATGTGGAAGAGAGACATCCTATCATTTATAA ATCGCGGATTGTCCGGTCTGATGGCGGAGGCAGCATCCTGTGCCCGAAAGGGGACCAAGTACGCCGAGGGCACCCAGCCCTTCACCGTCCTCATCGAGGGCAACATTGGCAGTGGGAAGACCACGTATTTGAACCACTTCGAGAAGTACAAGAACGACATTTGCCTGCTGACCGAGCCCGTCGAGAAGTGGCGCAACGTGAACGGGGTCAATCTGCTGGAGCTGATGTACAAGGAACCCAAGAAGTGGGCCATGCCCTTTCAAAGTTATGTCACGCTGACCATGCTGCAGTCGCACACCGCCCCAACCAACAAGAAGCTAAAAATAATGGAGCGCTCCATTTTTAGCGCTCG CTATTGCTTTGTGGAGAACATGCGACGAAACGGTTCCCTGGAGCAGGGCATGTACAATACGCTAGAGGAGTGGTACAAGTTCATCGAGGAGTCCATTCACGTGCAGGCAGATCTCATCATTTATCTGCGCACCTCGCCGGAGGTGGCGCACGAGCGCATCCGGCATCGGGCTCGCTCAGAGGAAAGCTGTGTGCCGCTTAAGTACCTTCAGGAGCTGCATGAGTTGCACGAGGACTGGCTGATACACCACAGACGCCCGCAGTCGTGCAAG GTCCTAGTCCTCGATGCCGATCTGAATCTGGAAAACATTGGCAGCGAATACCAGCGCTCGGAGAGCAGCATATTCGACGCTATCTCCAGTAACCAAACGCCCTCGCCGGTCCTGGTATCTCCCAGCAAGCGCCAAAGGGTCTCCAGATAA
- the LOC6535632 gene encoding U1 small nuclear ribonucleoprotein C, whose protein sequence is MPKYYCDYCDTYLTHDSPSVRKTHCTGRKHRDNVKFYYQKWMEEQAQHLIDATTAAFKAGKITNNPFAGGPGGAPPKPAGVSIPPPNMGAPPRPGMPGMPYMPPLMNPMMGMRPPPIMNPMAMMGPPPPLGTIPGVRPGIMNGPK, encoded by the coding sequence ATGCCAAAGTATTATTGCGACTACTGCGACACCTACTTGACCCACGACTCGCCCTCAGTGCGGAAAACACACTGCACCGGCCGCAAGCACCGCGACAATGTGAAGTTCTACTACCAAAAGTGGATGGAGGAACAGGCCCAGCATTTAATTGacgccaccaccgccgccttCAAAGCGGGCAAGATCACAAACAACCCGTTTGCGGGTGGGCCAGGAGGAGCGCCTCCGAAGCCAGCGGGCGTGTCTATACCGCCGCCCAACATGGGTGCTCCTCCACGACCGGGGATGCCTGGAATGCCCTACATGCCTCCACTGATGAACCCAATGATGGGCATGCGGCCGCCACCGATCATGAATCCCATGGCCATGATGGGACCACCGCCTCCACTTGGCACTATACCCGGCGTCCGTCCAGGAATCATGAACGGTCCCAAGTGA